The Helicobacter cetorum MIT 00-7128 region TTCATATGATTTTCAAACGGATAAAAACTCATTTCAAATGCTTGCTTATTTGATTTATTTTCTTTGAGTTCTACCCAAGAAAGCGTTTCAAGTTGTTGGTTATTTTCAATTGTGCTGATAAGACTTAGCGTAGCTCTTTCTTTGGCTTGTTTTTCATAATCTTCTATAGCACATAGAAAATTAGTCTCATCATTGAAAGCTTTCAACCCTTCTAGCACATTGCTTTTACCCACATTATTTTCCCCCACTAAAATCACTAACCCCCCATGCTTAATCCCATCAAAATCTGTATTTGCAAAATCTGCATTTAAGAGTAATTCTGTAGGCAAGTCCTTACCCAAATTCCTAAAATGGTGTAATCTCAAAACACGCTTATGAAGTTTCATGTTTATTCCTTAAAGACTTTTAATTATCCTAACACAACAAACACTAATTTTTATTTTTTTAACTCTTTACAAACCTTTAAATTCAACGCACAAAATTCTTGCCAAGAATACTCCTTAGAGTAATACAAGCGATACATACTCTCTACTTGACAAATTAAGGGGCGAGTTTCATAAATGGCACAAAGTTTGGTCTCGCTATCATAGTGCTTACACACCCCATCGCCCCTATCTAATTCTTTAGTAAGTTCGCTTAAATGCACATGCTCACAGCATTTTCCACATTTGTCGCAAGCAAAGGGGGGATAAAGTTTAGAGTTATTCATAGTCCCATTTTGCACATTCTAAAAAATCATTTTGAGCAATATTAAACTTGTCTCTTAAAACATCACGCACTCCTTCTAACGACCATATTTGATGCTGGTTTAAATCTTTACCCAATATACAACTCGCACTAAAAGCATGGCAATTATGCGTATTAAATTCATCTCTCATTATCGCATAATCTAAAGCAATACCCTTGTAACGCTCTACAAAGTAGAGTGCGTTATCTGCGATTTTTTGAGAATGTAAGGGCTTTAAAATTTCATCATATTCATAACATAACATAAGAATATCGCTACTTGTTTTCATAAACCCTTTAACAAAGTCTTTGGGGCTAACAATCTTAAGCAACGCCTTATTATTTTCCCTAGTTAAATGAGCGATTTTATTATCGCCTAGATATACGCCTGAATGCTCCGCAAAATCAAAAAACAAATCATGCAATACAATAGAACCTACCTTTGGCACTACCCTTTGGCGTGCATTGTTACGCTCACAATATGCTTGTAAGCCCTTTCCTGCAATTTCTACAACTTTTTCAAAAGTTGTAGTGGGTCTTGGGATATATGGCGGTTGGGTTGTAAGGGGTGGTTTA contains the following coding sequences:
- a CDS encoding YkgJ family cysteine cluster protein, producing MNNSKLYPPFACDKCGKCCEHVHLSELTKELDRGDGVCKHYDSETKLCAIYETRPLICQVESMYRLYYSKEYSWQEFCALNLKVCKELKK